The Plasmodium knowlesi strain H genome assembly, chromosome: 12 sequence ttaaaatggaaagaatagAGGACCAGGATgttatggaaaaaatagcCAACATAACAGGTAAGCTGGTTTTACAAGATTTAACATTCTGCCATGCCGTCAGTGCTTCAGTAGCTGTTACATAGAGAGGGGGGTTACCGGACAAGTATATTCTGCGTTACTTTTATGtccatttcctttcctcGTTCACCCGCGTCCGTATGAGCACTGAGTTGACagtttatatttttgccatgggaagaaaatattatcattttattGGTCCGCTGGGGTGAATGACGCCTAAAACGATAATGACATGTTGCTATGTTATAAATTGGATGAGAGTTTATATTAGATTAATTaaccctcccccccttttgtgcTACCATTTCGCGTGTTAACCTCTGCCCCATTTCTtgttccctttcccctaGGAGACGTAGTAATCAAAAATGCACCCTCCGTGAAGAAGAGTgatgataaaaagaagaaaaagaaaaagagaaaaaattcaccaacgcaggagaagaagcaaaacaaCGGAGTGAATAccaaaaaggcaaaaaataaaacagaccTGTTTAATGATTTTAAAATtcaacagaagaaggaaatatgtaaatttttttttaggaagGGAAAATGTATCCACAATGAAAATTGTACCTACTCACATGACGTGACACccatatataaaatttcaAAACTGTGTAAATTTCTAGTGAAAGGAAcatgtgaaaaagaaaattgtattttttcccatgatTATAAACTCTTCTTCTGTCGAAATAATGTCATCTATAATTCTTGTTGCAACCCAATGTGCAAATTCAAGCACGTTAAAATAGATAGCTCAATTAATAACGCTGATCAGTACAATATAGAGGTGGATAATATCCTTAGCAAAGATGACAAAATTAGGTTTCtctataataataaatattatttaatGGAGCTATTAATTAATAAGTACCATAATTTTGATAACTTTCAGCAGAAGGATATAGAGGGTTTgtccaaaaaagaaaactacCCTTGGTTCATCAATGGAATTATTGATATCATTAAATTAGATTATAAACTTAGTAaagtagacatttttttaaaattagtAGAGC is a genomic window containing:
- a CDS encoding zinc finger protein, putative, encoding MERIEDQDVMEKIANITGDVVIKNAPSVKKSDDKKKKKKKRKNSPTQEKKQNNGVNTKKAKNKTDLFNDFKIQQKKEICKFFFRKGKCIHNENCTYSHDVTPIYKISKLCKFLVKGTCEKENCIFSHDYKLFFCRNNVIYNSCCNPMCKFKHVKIDSSINNADQYNIEVDNILSKDDKIRFLYNNKYYLMELLINKYHNFDNFQQKDIEGLSKKENYPWFINGIIDIIKLDYKLSKVDIFLKLVEQYKQKVPHTNGSGPSGIENVQAHDNKDICRDTSISADYTKLAEENVEGSNADGEKGTPLKSDKSSTTKDNNVNGNNGEENFSDYKFYSSDEEEDYTKYLNKYFDMDG